The sequence ttttcccaaaaaagacctaatttttttttggtgttttgggaaaaaaaatccatatcttcaatacgaaaggtcaaaattttcaattgatcgtcggcatttcatcccacctacatacacgttaagtataaatcatcagatttataaagtttacttcgagtactgttaaatatcaaaaatatcaattttaatgatttgccataaaaatgtattaaattgcgaatttcaaaaaacaaaattatttgatatcagaatgacattcttcgtattcagaatgcaattcgacatgtctgatgtgttctaatgtcccaaaataaatactgtccaaacgttcataccccagcccttaaccttcACCTAAAAAAGTGATATCTATCCTAGCCTATAACACGCAACAGATgttcaaaattaattttgttcAAATGATGCATCAAACATCAAACAGTAATGAGATCAATTAAACAACTGTTACGTGTATAAATAAAGAGTAAAATAAGACTTATAATAATATATGAATTATAAAGTACTTCGATAATTTCTATTTTGAATTGTTGAGTTTATATTGTCGGTTGTACTCACGTGTAGAAAACAtcatttataacagctgtgtatAACGAGTTTTGCGATTTGATTTTGTATATCTGAATTGTGGCCGTGAATACTAGTAAATTTGAGGAATAATTAAATATGTATTGCTTTAATATGTGAGTATTATGTGTCTGTGTCAAGAAATTACACAGTAACAAAATTATTTAACTATAATGCCAAATAAAACACTTAACATACACATCGAATTTTACTGATTTTTTCCTAACTAATAGTGAGTATAGTAAGTGATACTTGTATAGGATTTCTAAATGTCTAAAGTGAAGTATGATATGGTATAACAGGTCTtgatataagaaaaaaaaatcttcgaATTCTGACCCAGACAAATATGAGCACGTAATATTGTGAACTGTTTTATTTATGGCACTTACAAGTAAGTTAGCGAAATTTACTGCTGTAACTTACGTTACTATGGGTTGTAAGACTCAGCAGTGTTTTTGTCACTGAGGGAAGCGCATTTCTAATGGTCGGTTTTCACTAtttgaaatggatgtttgaaCAGTGCTTCCTTCGACCCAAAAGACTTATTTCACCCTTACCATTTGTATCCAATGACATTTACAAGTAAACTAGCGAAATTTACTGCTGTAACTTACGTTACAACTGGTTCGATAAATTCAGCAGTGGTTTTGGCAAGGGAGGGAAGCGCATTACTAATGATCGGTTTTTACTATTTGAAACGGATGTTTGAACTTGCTTCTTTCAACCCAAAAGACTTATTTCACCCTTACCATTGGCATCCTGgagtgagtgtgaatttgaatACAGGAGATGTGGAATAAGTAATCTTATATATATCTTACATAATTTAGACTATTATCTGGTACTTTAGAGAATGCAAGTATTGGATCAAAAAGTTTCTTGTTTAATGTGCTTGACATATACCACCAAATAATTTCCATAATGATTCCTCATATTGCATTGTGTCACTGTTAagaatggtaacgtatgttacatAATGTATGTTACAAATCGTTTACATACTCATAGaactcaaaaaatacaaatattatacATTGCCAGCCGTGCGAGGGGGCGCTAGACGGACTAAAAATGACACGCAGTCGGGGTCTGATGTGATTTTCTTATATTTGATAATGGTCGTACAAATACTGGTAACGTATGTTTCAGTAACAGATGTTTCATTTAAACTTCTAACTAAAATGTCCACATGTTATGTTAATGATAGCAGTGcaacaaaattatttcacttttatcaGGGTATCACGTGCTAATGTTTACTACCTACCAGGTGTATATTCTACCGTTTGATTCTCAGATAAATGGTAACGCAGGTTACTTTCCTTAACCATACGGTCATAGATTATGGTACTTTGCCTTGCTTTTCTCTAAAACGGATACACACATTCCGTTTTCAGTCATAATTTAATTTCAACGCTATTAATTTGACATTATAAAggcaaaacatgataaataaattgACAAAAAGGCTATTAAGGGTCAGATAACATGTCAATGTAACGTAGGTTACACGGAGTATTGCGACAAATATcaattgtaaataaatcatcttttACAATTTAGGGAtggttgtttcctttttttccatGTAGGTATACACtataaattacattttaataCTATTTCAAGGCATATTCATTGCGTTCCTTTTAAGCACATTACACAAATATGTGAAGTTTGTGATTTGCGACATAGGGGTTTTGACCGTTCAGCCAAATAATACGATTTGAATGATCAAATTTTCAGATATTATAGCCTATTATGTGTTAAAGATATTCCATTATCATTTCTTTATATTACGATCCACATTGGTACAATATATTAAGTTGAATGGTTGCGACAGGATTTTCGCCGAATTGCTCGTTTAtgactcccaggatctccagctcctccttctcagccacTTTAGTGGTACCAAAcataagagatcacaccactaaatcgggtCCAATCCTATCTGACTGGAGAAATAAGAACCGGTGTTTAATTCGCTGGTACATTAAAATAGAAAAAAGTTTGCAAAGAAGGCTGATATGGCAATTGTTTTGGTGATAGTTATGCTCTGTTGATGTATTTTCTAATCATTtgagcataaaaagatgaaaaatgatacaattctgacattttatgaAGGTTTTGTGGTTCCATGGACCAACTGATATCACAATATAGATGCGCTGAGCTGTagagtttggtatggtttacctcatgttcgatgcaccactgcgaaaaatcgagccgtcaactaccaaaaaatgctggttctagggtaAAATATTATCATAAACTTTTTAGGAAAATagtgttttgaatgaacgatgaCGCTATaatcatgagaaaatgacgactttttgggtaccttttaacacataaaagaataggatattgatttagtggtgtgattccTTAAttgcatgtgtaggcctataccatggTATAGAAACACTTTTGTGGGGACGGACTGCCCGTGACAGATCATTTATTCTGTGTAACAATATTTAATCAGATTGCTCATGGtttaagtgatttttttttcctgTTTGTGGGTAAGTTTTCTGCTAAATTAACATTACAGGGGGATTTGGAAAGTGTGGTCCTCTCTAGCTTTTGTAAATTTATCCTTGTTTTCCTTAGTGTTGCTCTTTTTTTGGCTTCCTGAATAAGCGGAGCTGCTCTTTTGCAGTGGTTATCAAACCATATCTTATCACCAGTCTTCTTACACACACGCTTTGTTGGTGTGAAAATCTGCATTACATCGCTGATAATAGTGGTTATGTTGCTGCAAGCTTCTTCTGAATCATCAGCTCGAAGTGAAAGAGACCAGTCTACAAATTCAAAGAAACCTCTCATTCCCCAGTAGTCAGCCTTATTGTACTGCCACACTTTGCGTGTGTAGGGTTTATCTCTGTACAGCGGCACATTCAGTTAAAACGAACTTGACCATGGTCTGAGTTGGTCTGAGTTACCTAGTCTTACATAACTGTGCAGGTGGACTTTAGAACAGTTATGACCAAGTCAAAAATCACGGGTAGGGTGGGCAGcggtaattaatggcatccaggtgtttggattttcggaaataTAGACATTTTTGCAGAATTTGGCATTGATTTAAAGAGTAGGCTTAACTCTCCCCATATAATGCCCCTTCTTATCATGCCTCCTTAAAGGGAATTTTGAACCTTTGAAATGCAGTTTATTCTTTATGGGGAAGTATCCGAAATAATTGTTCACTTAATGAGTCtgaatgattttatttatttagcgCTGTATATATGCGTGATTAACTTGAAGAACTCATACTCAGGACATCGTATGCCGATCATGCagcaattattatattcataaaatCGTGTATCAaatatttgtggggatatttgggcggatgacaacaatttataaaataaatgggaacttctgggttgggtatcatatatttaagtatgatatattttcgatggtaaatatattttcactttcaaagttagtagttttcataattgcaattagttaatatgatataaaaagcatatataaatataataatgtattgtaagagtatgggatcattttgaaaattaataattgcgaaacgccggcggtagagacCAGCAATAAATGTGTATTTCAGGAATTGCCGCGATTCCTGCAGTAGTTTTTTATTAATGGAacacaatagcggatacaatagcgaataCAATAGCGAAttcaactagaaaccacagttgtgtttgaccaaacacgaatatctatgcccgtggcccacactctctctaacaccccaccagaccatcactctcttatactccaccagacactcactctctctaaaacaccaccagactggaccacactctctctaataccccaccagaccctcactctctcttatactccaccagacactcactcgctctaaaacaccatcaggctgacacatactctctctaatgccccgccagacccccactctctcttatactccaccagacactcacacgctctaaaacaccaacatgctgacccatactctctctaataccccaccaagccttcactctctcttatactccactatacactcaccctctctaaaacaccaccaggctgacccatactctctctaataccctaccaagccttcactctctcttataccacatcagaccatcaatctctctaaaacaccaccagactggaccaccttcgctctaataccccaccagaccctcactctctcttatactccaccagacactcactcgctctaaaacaccaccaggctgacccaaactctctctaataccccaccaagccatcactctctcttatactccaccagacactcactagctctaaaacaccaccagactggcacacactttctaataccccaccagaccctcactctctcttatacgccaccaggcactcactcgctctaaaacaccaacaggctgacccatactctctctaataccccaccaagccttcactctctcttatactccaccagacactcactcgctcttaaacaccaccaggctgacccaaactctctctaataccccacccagccatcactctctcttatactccaccagacactcactagctctaaaacacccccagattggcgcacactctctctaataccccaccagaccctcactctctcttatactccaccagacactcactcgctctaaaacacccccaggctgacccaaactctctctaataccccacccagccatcactctctcttatactccaccagacactcactcgctctaaaacaccaacaggctgacccatactctctctaataccccaccaagccttcactctctcttatactccaccagacactcactcgctctaaaacaccaccaggctgacccaaactctctctaataccccacccagccatcactctctcttatactccaccagacactcactagctctaaaacacccccagattggcgcacactctctctaataccccaccagacactcactctctcttataatccaccagacactcactcgctctaaaacacccccaggctgacccaaactctctctaataccccacccagccatcactctctcttatactccaccagacactcacgcgctctaaaacaccaacaggctgacccatactctctctaataccccaccaagccttcactctctcttatactccaccagacactcactcgctctaaaacaccaccaggctgacccaaactctctctcaTAGCTCACCAAGCCATCAccctctcttatactccaccagacactcactagctctaaaacaccccagattggcgcacactctctctaatacctcaccagaccctcactctctcttataatccaccagacactcactcgctctaaaacaccaccaggctctctctaataccctaccaagccatcactctctattatactccatcagacccttactctatctgaaacaccaccagactggagaatacccctttaatcccaaaacattgtgtccctttaagcggttaacctcttaaccccattgtacgtcttgacgtatatttgaagccttcatcattgcaaatacaggtagctaccaaaatgctacctattgcgatacactgtgttaaccggtcgtacctattttgctttttaaagcatatgaactttgacctctggggttgcggctagcatagcatacttctagggtcataggccatcattgtaccaagtatgaaccctgagggcgctatagtagttgagctagagctgttttaaattttacacatattgccccctgtagcccatgacctttgtcctttggggtcgggggtaccctaggatgtatctaggggtcatgggccatcattgtaccaagtgtgggccccgaggctactttagttcttaagctagaggagtgcaaaggactgatcttgagaaggaggagaaggagaaggaggagaactagaaaccacagttgtgtttgaccaaacacgaatatctatgcccgtggcccacactctctctaacaccccaccagaccatcactctcttatactccaccagacactcactcgctctaaaacaccaccagactggaccacaatctctctaataccccaccagaccctcactctctcttatactccaccagacactcactcgctctaaaacaccaacaggctgacccatactctctctaataccccactaagccttcactctctcttatactccactatacactcactctctctaaaacaccaccaggctgacccacactctctctaacaccccaccagaccatcactctcttatactccaccagacactcactcgctctaaaacaccaccagactggaccacattctctctaataccccaccagaccctctctcttatacgccaccagacactcactcgctctaaaacaccaccaggctgacccaacctctctctaataccccacccagccatcactctctcttatactccaccagacactcactagctctaaaacaccaacaggctgacccatactctctctagtaccccaccaagccttcactctctcttatactccaccagacactcactcgctctaaaacaccaacaggctgacccatactctctctaataccccaccaagccttcactctctcttatactccaccagacactcgctctaaaacaccaccaggctgacccaaactgtCTCTAATACCCCatccagccatcactctctcttatactccaccagacactcactcgctctaaaacaccaacaggctgacccatactctctctaataccccaccaagccttcactctctcttatactccaccagacactcactcgctctaaaacaccagcaggctgacccatactctctctaataccccaccaagccttcactctctcttatactccaccagacactcactcgctctaaaacaccaccaggctgaccccaactctctctaatacctcacccagccatcactcgctcttatactccatcagaccctcactctctctgaaacaccaccagactggagaatacccctttaatcccaaaacattgtgtccctttaagcggttaacctcttaaccccattgtacgtcttgacgtatatttgaagccttcatcatagcaaatacatgtagctaccaaagcgtatgaactttgacctctggggttgcggctagcatagcatacttctagggtcataggtcatcattgtaccaagtatgaaccctgagggcgctatagtagttgagctagagctgtttgaagttttacacatattgccccctgtagcccatgacctttgacctttgggggcgggggtaccctaggatgtatctaggggtcatgggccatcattgtaccaagtatgggcccaggggctactttaattcctgagctagaggggtgcaaaggactgatcttgagaagaaggagaaggagaaggaggagaaggagaagtcgaagactaaacacaacaaatacaatatctatgccccgttgcacgggcatagataattcaACCATTTGCCGCTATTTTGCATTgcatgaacattgaacatttcgttggtcgatcgtggcctcctgagtggatgggagaccactgctgccctcatacacattgaacatttcgttggtcctggcctgctgagtggatgggagaccactgctgccctcatacacattgaacatttcgtcgGTCCTGGcctcctgagtggatgggagaccaattacacatattgccccctgtagcccatgacatttgacctctggggtcggggataccctaggatgtttctaggggtcatgggccatcattgtaccaagtatgggccccgaggcttctttggttcttgagctagaggagtgcaaaggactgatcttgagaaggagaaggagaaggaggagaaggagaaggagaaggagaaggagaagactaaacacaacaaatacaatatctatgccccgttgcacgggcatagataatagaactctattacggataaataaacctcgtcgctaaatttcacttcttttattttcattaactaaccgttatttcattaactaaccgttattttttaaactttggaaaacctcgacAAACATCTTTTGTCATATAGAGGTGTGATTAAGACACGCAACGCTGTAAAAAATGAACAGAAATTATTTTAAtctaattcaatcattaattttcAGCAATATGTGGCATGTTTTtcacccaaaccaaattagatttaaaTAATTGGCCTTTAAACTAAATAATACATGAAAAgcaattatgtagtctatgaggaaatgtgGAAACTATAgttcttaaattgacgtattttcgttCATAATTTATGCTCACTATGGATTTTTGCGTTCACTTAGACTTCCATGATCCCGGCATGACGCAGTGGCATTTATATAAATCGCCCACATCTCAAACACATGATCTGCGTTTTCATATCCATGCATTGTCAAAGCTTCCCCACTACAAAGAGAACATGTCTTCTCTTTACCCCATCCACTAAGTTTAAAACCTCTATTAGCTAGCCATGTCATGCCAAGTATTTCTCCAACGACACCTTGATACCCATCATCCACAGATATGAGGCTAGTGTTCAATGCTTGTTTATATAAATCTGCAACTATATCTGTCGTCAGGACATAACTTCCTCCTGAAGCATATGGTGGATACTCTTTTCGCTTTAAATCTCTTTCAGATACATAATAGCGTGAAGCAGTGTCTCTTATTATCATGGTACCCCGTAAGATATTTCCCAGGCATGTCTTCTGGATCATTTTACCCTTGGAATTCAACACACCTATAAGTTTCATTAATTTATAGAAGAGAACAAATACGTCATCGTCGCCCTTGTAGAAATATTTTGCATGGTTACAGTTCTCGGAAACCCACTTCCAGCCTGTGACTAATTTTAATGTTAAATTTCTGAATGAGTCGTGAAAGCTACCCTGAATAATATCATTATACTTTGCGTCCTCAACATTTATAGAATGTTGCTCATTTATGTCTTTTGTTAGTCCTAATACAAACAAAAGTTTGAGCTTTTACccataattactttttgtgatCCCCATGTTTTTCGAATAGCAATCCGTCTATTAACGTTTCGTGTTCCTGATTGTATCAGTGCTAGAGATCCTCAGGCTGGCCAACACTGTTGTAACAAGCTTCGGGGTGGTCGTGCACAAGTTTAGTGATATGCTGAAAATATCCTTCATTCAAGAGCGGTTTATACATACTCATGATACTCGGCTGATAATGTGTGGCGCAGACTTGAATTGCCgaagcatttttaaacattgtacTAGTCCGAATGGTGAATACATTGGGTAAACTACAAAAGTCGCCCCTAAGTTTATCGCCTGTAAACCCATCTCTATATATTATTGTCCAATGATAACGCAGTGCGATAACACCAATAAAGATATCTGGGAACGGACTTAAAGTCATATTCCTGGAAGATTGGAAAACTTTTTCCGTCGCTTTTCTTGTAAGCACGAGTCCAGCTTTAGGAAATATGGTGGCAAACCTCCCTTGCAGTATTTCAGCGTTaccatggtttacttcgcgaagTTCGTGTAGCAGTACAAGGAGCCTGCCGTATGACACAAAAAGTCTGTCATCACCGAAGAAAATAAACTTTGCGTTGGAGCCATTAGAGATAACCCATCTTACACCCATCAGGAGTTTTAAAGTTGAATTCAATTTGTGTCTATAAATTTTCCCTGAATTACATCCTGATACCTTTGGCTTTCCTGTTCTACCATGTATTGTATCTTGCTGCCATGTTTTCCGTCCGTAGTAGGTAGTCCAAGAACAAACACCAAACAAACGCTCGATTTCACCGAGTCAGTAATTCTCCTTCAGCGATAAGAGATTTTCGAACAGCTAATCTGGATTCAAACGAATCTGGTGATGAAGCAATTAGTGACACTAAAACACTCTCTTTGGTTTTTTGACACAGCGGTAATGGTATAACTGCATCTAAAGTCTGCGAGAAAAGAGCATCATTCACGTTTTGAAAACTCTCTATGCTTTGCAGCGGATGTGAACTTGTACGTTGGATTTGACGCAGTCTTGAAGTATCCACATCACGTATTATAGTTGCCTTTGGAGCGAACCCAATATAAACTTCACAACATTTTAGTATGGCGATAACTAATATGGTAAAATATACACATTTGGAAAGATTTTTTCCTCGCAGCATTTTGAGATCAGTGTATGGCGCCGACGAATGAATATTCTTCTTGAACACAGAAAGCTGCAGAGTTGATCATTTGACGACAAAATTAATCAGAAGACCAATTGACGGCAATAATAACGTCAGAATGAATGGTGACATATGTGGCAAATTACTTATATTCACTGTAAAATCTACGGGAAGCCGTATCGGATATTTTAACAGTAACGATGAAATATATGCCAACGATGAACAGAGATTCATTGTTGCCGTATTGTGTTCGTTATCGCTGCTGTGTGTTTACGGAAATGTCATTGTAACAGCAACTATGAAATATACGCCAACGATGAACGTACATTTATTTTTGCTGTAGTATTGTGTTCATTGTTTCTGTTGTATGTTTCATCGTTGCTGAATGTGACTTTCGTTGTCGTAGGAGAATCGTGTTCATTGTTGCTGCTTTACGTTTTCATCGTTGTTAAATATACGAATTTCATTGTTAAcaagatatttttttcaaagtggAGTTTTGAAAGtccattattttgaaatttaaaaaggcttttttatgttattgtttttttaaacatacGCAATGCGTGTATATACTTGTAGTACCGCTTTTATTAAGTATGTTCAATGTGTTACAATAATCAGGGCAGTATTCATGATAATTGATATCGCACGCGCAAGACACACCCGTGACATAATACACATGTCCACCTCGCATGCCGACGCACATACTGATAATCGCGTGACTTGCCGATATCATTGTACGCATTTTACTCGTAGGATATACGCGAGTAATTAAACATAAATACGCACATCAGCACCTGCGTGCGCACATAATGCTGAATGCGTGACTTGCTGAACAGTATAGGCAATGAGATACACGTGTGTATACACATACTTACGCACCCCGCGAACCGCACACGCATATAATAATTAACGCATAATTTGTCAAACCTTGTACATATGACATAAACGAGTGCATACACACATACGCACAAACTTCCCATGCATATTCACTAGTGCAAACACATACATCTCCAGCACATTCTACTTGTAACGTGTAAAGGACCAAAATGTATTGCGCATGCATACGTATACGCGTATTTTACAAACAAGGACACAGGCGCGATCGCGCAATGATGCTAACAATTCTAATTAGCGATGACAGAATAAAAACCGTTCTATTGCCGCTATTTAGCGTCCTAACGCGCAATTATCAGATGAACGCAAACATGTGCTAATATTCCAATACCGTTTGGGCGCAATTTGAAATTTGCTAATTTATTTGCTGATTAAAaaacgctaatagcgctattagggTGTATTAGcaaacaatatgctattagcgctaatagcaagtactagcgcaagtGATGCTAATGGTGTTAGTAATACCAAatagcgtgtcatttgcaattgtgccacagtaacaaaatattaaaagtacgcTGTCAGCGTCAATAGCACTTATAACGCTAATAAAGTGTATTAGCAGTTGGCGAATGGcatcccagcaagcacaaaaacgtttttaaataagttatattttgggtattggtttaggtaaaaccgttttaataacattaaaatgtcgggttatataaaggtcttgaaatcgtttaaaacgttatatatgaaaacacactacaacaatatttttttaatggtgTTCGAAacgtcattgtaaactatttttgcaaacatttttggccaaatactttgtcaacacttaaataatattatgttaaattatttgcatcatgcaaacacagaaatgttcttaaaatgttgttctttttttacaaaacgttttaataacatttaaatgtcgggttatataaaggtcatgaaa is a genomic window of Amphiura filiformis unplaced genomic scaffold, Afil_fr2py scaffold_61, whole genome shotgun sequence containing:
- the LOC140144518 gene encoding lactosylceramide 1,3-N-acetyl-beta-D-glucosaminyltransferase-like, with product MIIRDTASRYYVSERDLKRKEYPPYASGGSYVLTTDIVADLYKQALNTSLISVDDGYQGVVGEILGMTWLANRGFKLSGWGKEKTCSLCSGEALTMHGYENADHVFEMWAIYINATASCRDHGSLSERKNP